A genomic segment from Actinomadura hallensis encodes:
- a CDS encoding acyl-CoA dehydrogenase family protein → MTDDFTARAAAWLAEHAPREPVTDLAEARRFQAALHDAGFAGITWPAEYGGQGLTETEQHAFDELAQQYQLPGKPFLIGLGMVGPTLLDLGTAEQKRRFLRPMLRGEEIWCQLFSEPGAGSDVAGLTTRARRDGDGWVLDGQKVWTSRAEYAEWGAVLARTDPGVPKHRGITMFVIDMRSPGVQVRPLRDMTGAIRFSEVFFDGVRLPADAVVGTAGGGWDAALRMLGHERITISDRRVPRDHPASHAALAALARARGIAGDRRVRRRLAEVYRAERLTELLAARLAQEARAGRPIGPRGSAGKLAAGRLARLSADAVPDIAGHDALAWDPGDAAGARLAAAVLDAPSARIAGGTDEIQRQIIGDRVLGLPREPSPDRDVPFSEPRA, encoded by the coding sequence ATGACCGACGACTTCACCGCCCGCGCCGCCGCCTGGCTGGCCGAGCACGCCCCCCGCGAACCCGTCACCGACCTGGCGGAGGCGCGCCGTTTCCAGGCTGCCCTGCACGACGCCGGGTTCGCGGGCATCACCTGGCCCGCCGAGTACGGCGGGCAGGGGCTCACCGAAACCGAACAGCACGCGTTCGACGAGCTGGCCCAGCAGTACCAGCTCCCCGGCAAGCCCTTCCTGATCGGGCTCGGCATGGTCGGACCCACCCTCCTGGACCTCGGCACCGCCGAGCAGAAACGGCGCTTCCTGCGACCGATGCTGCGCGGCGAGGAGATCTGGTGCCAGCTGTTCTCCGAACCCGGCGCCGGCTCGGACGTCGCGGGCCTGACCACGCGGGCGCGGCGCGACGGCGACGGCTGGGTCCTGGACGGCCAGAAGGTGTGGACCTCCCGGGCCGAGTACGCCGAGTGGGGCGCGGTGCTGGCCCGCACCGACCCCGGCGTCCCCAAGCACCGCGGGATCACCATGTTCGTCATCGACATGCGGTCCCCCGGGGTGCAGGTCAGGCCGCTGCGCGACATGACCGGCGCCATCCGCTTCAGCGAGGTGTTCTTCGACGGCGTCCGGCTCCCCGCCGACGCCGTGGTCGGCACGGCCGGGGGAGGCTGGGACGCGGCCCTGCGCATGCTCGGGCACGAGCGGATCACCATCTCCGACCGGCGCGTCCCGCGCGACCACCCGGCGTCCCACGCCGCGCTCGCCGCGCTGGCCCGCGCCCGGGGCATCGCCGGCGACCGGCGCGTCCGCCGCCGCCTGGCCGAGGTCTACCGGGCCGAGCGGCTCACGGAGCTGCTGGCGGCCCGGCTGGCCCAGGAGGCGCGCGCCGGCCGCCCGATCGGCCCGCGCGGCTCGGCGGGCAAGCTGGCCGCAGGGCGGCTCGCCCGGCTCTCCGCCGACGCGGTCCCCGACATCGCCGGACACGACGCGCTGGCCTGGGACCCCGGCGACGCCGCCGGCGCCCGGCTCGCCGCCGCCGTCCTCGACGCCCCGTCCGCCCGCATCGCGGGGGGCACCGACGAGATCCAGCGGCAGATCATCGGCGACCGGGTCCTCGGCCTGCCCCGCGAACCCTCGCCCGACCGCGACGTCCCCTTCTCGGAGCCCCGCGCATGA
- a CDS encoding class I adenylate-forming enzyme family protein, with product MHIVELIDTYLAEHGDRERAADRTGAWTGRRLGERARRLAGGLQARGVRRGDRVAVMMANGVDVLVAYEAIWRAGAAITPLMPALVEDEVAHILGSAEPAAVLVSAGTADVVRAARATVGGTFPLAGDGGDVPWAELDAEPAPVVHDDGDLAAVLFTGGTTGRSKGVMLTHRNLTAAAAMAATADDARPDDVSLVTLPLSHGFGLIAFLVTYLRPLRLLIRPRFDPDDFAATAEAEGVTVADVVPAMLQALLDRGHVHSGALRSLRALYVGGAPCPPDLIDAVEDALPVRVIEGYGLTESGTLIAGDSPSRPHRRGSVGVPFEGVEVRIVDPDGRDLPPGRTGEIIVRSPAVMAGYWRDEAATAEAVRDGWLHTGDLGSLDDDGRLRIAGRRKELIIRGGFNIHPADLENAVRACPGVADVGVVGVPDRARGERVVAAVVGTCTAEDVHRHCRAKVAGPKRPDEVVIMERLPLTPVGKLDRNALAAALAHRHAAS from the coding sequence GTGCACATCGTCGAGCTGATCGACACCTATCTCGCCGAGCACGGCGACCGGGAGCGGGCCGCCGACCGCACGGGCGCCTGGACCGGACGCCGGCTCGGCGAACGGGCCCGCCGGCTGGCCGGCGGCCTCCAGGCGCGGGGCGTCCGGCGCGGCGACCGCGTCGCGGTCATGATGGCCAACGGCGTCGACGTGCTGGTGGCCTACGAGGCGATCTGGCGGGCCGGCGCCGCGATCACGCCGCTGATGCCGGCGCTGGTGGAGGACGAGGTCGCCCACATCCTCGGCAGCGCCGAGCCCGCCGCCGTCCTGGTCTCCGCCGGCACCGCGGACGTCGTGCGCGCGGCGCGCGCCACGGTGGGCGGGACGTTCCCGCTGGCCGGGGACGGCGGCGACGTCCCGTGGGCGGAACTGGACGCGGAGCCCGCCCCGGTCGTACACGATGACGGCGACCTCGCGGCCGTGCTGTTCACGGGCGGCACCACCGGCCGGTCCAAGGGCGTGATGCTGACCCATCGCAACCTGACCGCGGCCGCCGCGATGGCCGCCACCGCCGACGACGCCCGGCCGGACGACGTCAGCCTGGTCACCCTGCCGCTGTCGCACGGGTTCGGCCTGATCGCCTTCCTGGTCACCTACCTGCGGCCGCTGCGCCTGCTGATCCGGCCGCGCTTCGACCCGGACGACTTCGCGGCCACGGCCGAGGCGGAGGGCGTGACGGTCGCCGACGTCGTCCCGGCCATGCTCCAGGCCCTGCTCGACCGCGGCCACGTCCACTCGGGCGCCCTGCGCTCGCTGCGCGCCCTTTACGTCGGCGGGGCGCCGTGCCCGCCCGATCTGATCGACGCCGTCGAGGACGCCCTGCCGGTCCGCGTGATCGAGGGGTACGGGCTGACCGAGTCCGGCACGCTGATCGCGGGCGACTCGCCGTCCCGGCCGCACCGCCGGGGCAGCGTCGGGGTCCCCTTCGAGGGCGTCGAGGTCCGCATCGTCGACCCGGACGGCCGGGACCTGCCGCCCGGCCGGACCGGCGAGATCATCGTGCGCTCGCCCGCCGTGATGGCGGGCTACTGGCGGGACGAGGCCGCCACCGCCGAGGCGGTCCGCGACGGCTGGCTCCACACCGGCGACCTCGGCAGCCTGGACGACGACGGTCGCCTGCGCATCGCCGGGCGCCGCAAGGAGCTGATCATCCGGGGCGGCTTCAACATCCATCCCGCCGACCTGGAGAACGCCGTCCGGGCCTGCCCCGGGGTGGCCGACGTCGGCGTCGTCGGCGTGCCGGACCGGGCCCGCGGCGAGCGGGTCGTGGCGGCCGTGGTCGGCACCTGCACGGCCGAGGACGTCCACCGGCACTGCCGGGCCAAGGTGGCGGGCCCCAAACGCCCCGACGAGGTAGTGATCATGGAACGGCTTCCGCTCACCCCGGTCGGCAAGCTCGACCGCAACGCGCTGGCCGCCGCCCTGGCGCACCGGCACGCCGCGTCATGA
- a CDS encoding acyl-CoA dehydrogenase family protein, whose translation MRLVPAEPPPASQDLRREVRDFLAGEDFTPRCDGWLTGFDPAFSRKLGERGWLGMTVPSRFGGHGRSLLERFAVIEELLAAGAPVAAHWIADRQMAPALVAHGSPAQRRRFLPAIARGECFFAIGMSEPDSGSDLASVRTKARRVRDGWSLTGTKVWSSGAHRAHVILVLARTAPPGPDRRAGLSQFLVTLPDPAVTIRPILGLAGEHHFNEVTFDEAFVPDGMLLGEPGAGWRQVTAELAHERSGPERMLSTFPLVQALAAQTAVADAGTGTAAAGTAARRALGGLLSRLWTLRQASLAVAGALERGDDAGAQAALVKDLGTRFEREVADVVRAHVPAEPDPDSPDPLARTLAEAVVQAPGFTLRGGTTEILRGIVARELGVR comes from the coding sequence ATGAGGCTGGTCCCGGCGGAGCCGCCGCCCGCCTCGCAGGACCTGCGCCGCGAGGTGCGGGACTTCCTGGCCGGCGAGGACTTCACCCCGCGCTGCGACGGCTGGCTCACCGGCTTCGACCCCGCGTTCAGCCGGAAACTGGGCGAGCGGGGCTGGCTCGGCATGACCGTCCCCAGCCGGTTCGGAGGGCACGGCCGCAGCCTGCTGGAGCGGTTCGCGGTCATCGAGGAACTGCTGGCGGCCGGCGCCCCGGTCGCCGCGCACTGGATCGCCGACCGGCAGATGGCGCCCGCCCTCGTCGCGCACGGATCGCCCGCGCAGCGGCGGCGGTTCCTGCCCGCCATCGCCCGGGGCGAGTGCTTCTTCGCCATCGGCATGAGCGAGCCCGACAGCGGCTCCGACCTGGCCTCCGTGCGCACAAAGGCCCGCCGGGTCCGCGACGGATGGTCCCTGACCGGGACCAAGGTGTGGAGCAGCGGGGCCCACCGCGCCCACGTCATCCTGGTGCTCGCCCGCACCGCGCCCCCGGGGCCCGACCGGCGCGCGGGCCTGAGCCAGTTCCTGGTCACGCTGCCCGACCCGGCGGTGACGATCCGCCCGATCCTCGGGCTCGCGGGGGAGCACCACTTCAACGAGGTGACCTTCGACGAGGCGTTCGTCCCCGACGGGATGCTCCTCGGCGAGCCCGGCGCGGGCTGGCGGCAGGTCACCGCGGAACTGGCGCACGAACGCAGCGGCCCCGAGCGGATGCTCAGCACGTTCCCGCTGGTCCAGGCCCTGGCCGCGCAGACCGCCGTGGCCGACGCCGGCACCGGCACCGCCGCCGCCGGCACCGCCGCCCGCCGCGCCCTGGGCGGGCTGCTGTCCCGGCTGTGGACGCTGCGGCAGGCGTCCCTGGCCGTCGCCGGGGCCCTCGAACGCGGCGACGACGCGGGGGCGCAGGCCGCGCTGGTCAAGGACCTCGGCACCCGCTTCGAACGGGAGGTCGCCGACGTCGTGCGCGCCCACGTCCCGGCCGAGCCCGACCCGGACTCGCCCGACCCGCTGGCCCGGACCCTCGCCGAGGCCGTCGTGCAGGCCCCCGGTTTCACCCTCCGCGGCGGCACCACGGAGATCCTCCGCGGCATCGTCGCCCGCGAGCTGGGGGTCCGCTGA
- a CDS encoding SDR family NAD(P)-dependent oxidoreductase → MGRLDDKVLLVIGGGSDGPPRGGERLPIGNGRAAALACARDGAAVMVADLRAEAAEATAEEIRSAGGRAEAVACDVTDPEQCAGAVAAAVKAFGDLNLLVNNVGIADAGSVADTPAETFDQIMRVNVRGHLLTVQHALPEMARAGGGAVVNMSSLNAYRTGGAGISYDTSKAALLGLSRHAAATAAPMNVRVNTVLPGVIDSTMLRRALADVPAEHVPDLTGRIPLGRVGSPWEVARCVVFLLSDEASYVTGAELVVDGGLNIPML, encoded by the coding sequence ATGGGACGACTCGACGACAAGGTGCTGCTGGTGATCGGCGGCGGGTCGGACGGGCCGCCGCGCGGCGGCGAGCGGCTGCCGATCGGCAACGGCAGGGCCGCCGCGCTGGCCTGCGCCCGGGACGGCGCCGCCGTCATGGTCGCCGACCTGCGCGCCGAGGCCGCGGAGGCGACGGCCGAGGAGATCAGGAGCGCCGGCGGCAGGGCCGAGGCCGTCGCCTGCGACGTGACCGACCCGGAGCAGTGCGCGGGCGCGGTCGCCGCGGCGGTCAAGGCGTTCGGGGACCTGAACCTGCTGGTCAACAACGTGGGCATCGCCGACGCGGGCAGCGTGGCCGACACCCCCGCGGAGACCTTCGACCAGATCATGCGGGTGAACGTGCGGGGCCACCTGCTCACCGTCCAGCACGCGCTGCCCGAGATGGCCAGGGCGGGCGGCGGCGCCGTGGTGAACATGTCGTCGCTGAACGCCTACCGCACCGGCGGGGCCGGGATCTCCTACGACACCAGCAAGGCGGCGCTGCTCGGCCTGTCCCGGCACGCCGCCGCGACCGCGGCGCCCATGAACGTCCGGGTCAACACGGTGCTGCCGGGCGTCATCGACTCGACGATGCTGCGCCGGGCGCTGGCGGACGTCCCCGCCGAGCACGTGCCCGACCTCACCGGCCGCATCCCGCTGGGCCGGGTCGGCAGCCCGTGGGAGGTCGCCCGCTGCGTCGTCTTCCTGCTCTCCGACGAGGCGTCCTACGTGACCGGCGCCGAGCTGGTCGTGGACGGCGGCCTCAACATCCCCATGCTCTGA
- a CDS encoding thiolase C-terminal domain-containing protein has protein sequence MTRGGIAIVGAAETDLGVLPGLPEPDLHARAAALALADAGLTPADVDGVATAWHSPVDIAHHLGITPSWHDGTTVGGCSFLVHVRHAAAAIEAGLCTTVLVLHGESGRSRVGRPSRRPPADSPSGQFEAPYGVRGAVTAFTLPALRFLHETGTAREQMAAVPAVQSRWAHGNPRAWRGEEFTVEDVLASKVVAWPFRKLECCPVTDGGAALVLTSADRAADLPRPPVHLLGAGEAGESPLVAHMEDLTSSGAFRRSSRAAFAEAGITAADVDHLMIYDPFAHVPLYGLEDLGFVGRGEAGAFVAEGNTAPGGPLPMNTNGGGLCYTHTGMYGMFAIQESVRQLRGEAYRQVDGVEISVVQGVGGIFASAATLVLADRPGEGR, from the coding sequence GTGACCCGCGGAGGCATCGCGATCGTGGGCGCGGCGGAGACCGACCTCGGCGTCCTGCCCGGCCTGCCGGAGCCGGACCTGCACGCGCGGGCGGCCGCCCTCGCGCTGGCCGACGCCGGGCTGACCCCGGCCGACGTGGACGGCGTCGCCACCGCCTGGCATTCGCCGGTCGACATCGCGCACCACCTCGGCATCACCCCGTCCTGGCACGACGGCACCACCGTCGGCGGCTGCTCGTTTCTGGTGCACGTGCGGCACGCCGCGGCGGCCATCGAGGCGGGCCTGTGCACCACGGTGCTCGTCCTGCACGGCGAATCCGGACGGTCGCGGGTCGGGCGGCCCTCCCGGCGCCCGCCGGCGGACTCCCCGTCCGGGCAGTTCGAGGCCCCGTACGGGGTGCGCGGCGCGGTCACCGCCTTCACGCTCCCGGCCCTGCGTTTCCTGCACGAGACCGGGACCGCACGCGAGCAGATGGCCGCCGTCCCCGCCGTGCAGAGCCGCTGGGCGCACGGCAACCCGAGGGCCTGGAGGGGCGAGGAGTTCACCGTCGAGGACGTGCTGGCCTCCAAGGTCGTCGCCTGGCCGTTCCGCAAGCTGGAGTGCTGCCCGGTGACCGACGGCGGCGCGGCCCTCGTGCTGACGTCCGCCGACCGCGCCGCCGACCTGCCGCGCCCGCCCGTTCACCTGCTGGGAGCCGGAGAGGCCGGAGAGAGCCCGCTCGTGGCCCACATGGAGGACCTGACCTCCTCCGGAGCGTTCCGCAGATCGAGCCGCGCGGCCTTCGCCGAGGCGGGCATCACCGCCGCCGACGTGGACCATCTGATGATCTACGACCCGTTCGCGCACGTGCCGCTGTACGGCCTGGAGGACCTGGGGTTCGTCGGCCGCGGCGAGGCGGGCGCCTTCGTCGCCGAGGGCAACACCGCCCCGGGCGGCCCCCTGCCGATGAACACCAACGGCGGCGGCCTCTGCTACACCCACACCGGCATGTACGGGATGTTCGCGATCCAGGAGTCCGTCCGGCAGCTGCGCGGGGAGGCGTACCGGCAGGTGGACGGGGTGGAGATCAGCGTCGTCCAGGGGGTGGGCGGCATCTTCGCCTCCGCCGCGACGCTCGTCCTGGCCGACCGCCCGGGGGAGGGCCGATGA
- a CDS encoding acyl-CoA dehydrogenase family protein: MALLDDTVNRILADEAGDAWTALHEAGLTAVGIPERSGGAGGDLADAATVLRAAGYHAADVPLAETWLAGRLLSAAGLPVPPGPLAAAWTSPRGQAQGQVRAERDGDGWRLSGRLHRVPWAAHADRIALAVESPDGTLAALVERSEALIEPGRNLAGEPRDDVTLDGVAVEAVPSELTPSDLMLQGAFVRTVAMAGAARRILDLSLRHATEREQFGRPIARFQAVQQLLAELAGEVMLLEVAADAATAAFRTGGPAAEVAVACAKAGAGRAAGAAAAAAHQVHGAIGTTHEHVLRRLTLRLWSWRDEYGAEAHWQDRVAAAAGGDAWPVVCGTAHRRTPHREGRTAE, translated from the coding sequence ATGGCGCTGCTCGACGACACCGTGAACCGGATCCTCGCCGACGAGGCCGGCGACGCCTGGACCGCGCTGCACGAGGCCGGCCTGACGGCCGTCGGCATACCCGAGCGCTCCGGGGGCGCCGGCGGCGACCTCGCCGACGCGGCCACCGTCCTGCGGGCGGCCGGCTACCACGCGGCGGACGTTCCGCTGGCGGAGACCTGGCTCGCCGGTCGCCTGCTGAGCGCCGCCGGGCTCCCCGTCCCGCCGGGCCCGCTCGCCGCGGCCTGGACGTCCCCCCGCGGGCAGGCCCAGGGCCAGGTCCGGGCAGAACGAGACGGCGACGGCTGGCGGCTGAGCGGCCGGCTGCACCGCGTCCCCTGGGCCGCGCACGCGGACCGCATCGCACTGGCGGTGGAGAGCCCGGACGGGACGCTGGCCGCGCTGGTCGAACGCTCCGAGGCGCTCATCGAGCCGGGCAGGAACCTCGCCGGAGAGCCGCGCGACGACGTCACGCTGGACGGCGTCGCCGTCGAGGCCGTCCCGTCCGAGCTCACGCCGTCCGACCTGATGCTGCAGGGAGCCTTTGTCAGGACCGTCGCCATGGCGGGGGCGGCACGGCGGATCCTCGACCTCTCGCTGCGCCACGCCACGGAACGCGAACAGTTCGGCCGTCCCATCGCGCGCTTCCAGGCCGTTCAGCAGCTCCTGGCCGAGCTGGCGGGCGAGGTGATGCTGCTGGAGGTCGCCGCCGACGCCGCCACGGCCGCCTTCCGCACCGGCGGCCCCGCCGCCGAGGTCGCCGTGGCCTGCGCCAAGGCCGGCGCCGGACGCGCCGCGGGCGCGGCGGCAGCGGCCGCCCACCAGGTCCACGGCGCGATCGGGACCACCCACGAACACGTCCTCCGGCGCCTCACCCTGCGGCTGTGGTCGTGGCGTGACGAGTACGGCGCGGAGGCCCACTGGCAGGACCGCGTCGCCGCCGCGGCGGGCGGCGACGCCTGGCCCGTGGTCTGCGGGACGGCCCACCGGCGGACGCCCCACCGGGAAGGGAGAACAGCGGAATGA
- a CDS encoding SDR family oxidoreductase, with product MNDLCRGRVAVVTGAARGIGRAYAVELARQGAAVVVNDLGGARDGSGADPRPAQAVAEEIRAAGGDAVANTDDVADHEAAGRLVRTALREFGRLDVVINNAGILRDRMLVNMTPADWDDVIRVHLRGTFAVSQHAAAHWRARAKAGEPVDARLINTSSSSGLFGNPGQCNYAAAKAGIAGFTVTAALELERYGVTVNAVYPAAASRLTDGLGVYAGREPDPLRDPAMIAPLVVWLASAESRGVTGRMFGVRGNSVTVAEGWRPGPSVDRAERWDPAELGAVIPALVGRARPNAAPALDSVTAG from the coding sequence ATGAACGACCTGTGCAGGGGGCGCGTGGCCGTCGTCACCGGCGCCGCCCGCGGAATAGGCCGGGCCTACGCCGTCGAGCTGGCCCGCCAGGGAGCCGCCGTCGTCGTCAACGACCTCGGGGGCGCCCGGGACGGCTCCGGCGCCGACCCCCGCCCCGCCCAAGCCGTCGCCGAGGAGATCCGGGCGGCCGGCGGGGACGCGGTCGCGAACACCGACGACGTCGCCGACCACGAGGCGGCCGGACGGCTGGTGCGGACCGCGCTGCGCGAGTTCGGCCGCCTCGACGTCGTGATCAACAACGCCGGCATCCTCCGCGACCGGATGCTGGTGAACATGACGCCCGCCGACTGGGACGACGTCATCCGCGTGCACCTGCGCGGCACCTTCGCCGTCTCGCAGCACGCCGCGGCCCACTGGCGGGCCCGCGCCAAGGCGGGCGAGCCGGTGGACGCGCGGCTGATCAACACCAGTTCGTCCAGCGGCCTGTTCGGCAATCCCGGCCAGTGCAACTACGCCGCCGCCAAGGCCGGGATCGCCGGATTCACGGTCACCGCCGCCCTGGAACTGGAGCGCTACGGCGTCACCGTCAACGCCGTCTATCCCGCCGCCGCGTCCCGGCTCACCGACGGCCTCGGCGTCTACGCGGGCCGGGAGCCCGACCCGCTGCGCGACCCCGCGATGATCGCGCCGCTGGTGGTGTGGCTCGCGAGCGCGGAGTCCCGCGGCGTCACGGGCCGCATGTTCGGGGTCCGGGGCAACAGCGTCACGGTCGCCGAGGGCTGGCGGCCCGGCCCGTCCGTCGACCGCGCCGAACGCTGGGACCCGGCAGAACTCGGCGCCGTGATCCCGGCCCTGGTCGGACGGGCCCGGCCCAACGCCGCGCCCGCCCTCGACTCCGTCACGGCGGGCTGA
- a CDS encoding IS3 family transposase (programmed frameshift), with protein sequence MAPPRKYSPELRERAVRMVFELREQTGVKTGTIARVADQLGVHREALRTWVRQVEVDGGQRPGTTTSDAQRIAELERENRELRRANEILKAASAYFRPGTRPETAALVEFIDTHREQFGVEPICAVLECAPSTYWAAKKRELAPSARAVRDEWLKKEIWRVWEGPGRRVYGARKVWTQLNREGTTVARCTVERLMRELGIAGASAARKRPRTTVAGTDRPGDLLERDFTANAPNRRWVADITYVDTASGWVYTAFVQDLFSRAIAGWQVADHLGAELALDALEMAIWSRGGIGDGLVHHSDRGTQYTCIRYAERLDQIGAARSVGGKGDSFDNAVAESLNSLYKKELIDFRGGWENVMDVTIATMEWVAWYNNERIHSYCGNIPPREYEETFHRSRGTAPRAG encoded by the exons ATGGCACCCCCGAGGAAGTACTCCCCAGAGCTGCGTGAACGCGCGGTCCGGATGGTGTTTGAGCTGCGTGAACAGACCGGTGTGAAGACCGGCACGATCGCCCGGGTGGCCGACCAGCTCGGCGTGCACCGTGAGGCGTTGCGGACCTGGGTCCGGCAGGTCGAGGTCGATGGCGGGCAGCGCCCCGGGACCACGACCAGCGACGCGCAAAGGATCGCCGAACTGGAGCGGGAGAACCGTGAGTTGCGGCGGGCGAACGAGATTTTGAAGGCCGCATCCGCGTATT TTCGCCCGGGAACTCGACCCGAAACTGCCGCGCTAGTCGAGTTCATCGATACTCACCGGGAGCAGTTCGGTGTCGAGCCGATCTGCGCGGTGCTGGAGTGTGCGCCCTCGACGTATTGGGCGGCGAAGAAACGCGAGCTGGCCCCGTCGGCTCGTGCGGTGCGTGACGAATGGTTGAAGAAGGAGATCTGGCGGGTGTGGGAAGGTCCCGGCAGGCGGGTTTATGGTGCGCGGAAGGTGTGGACGCAGCTGAATCGTGAGGGCACCACAGTGGCGCGGTGCACGGTGGAGCGGCTGATGCGTGAGCTGGGCATCGCCGGGGCCAGCGCAGCCCGCAAGCGGCCTCGCACCACCGTGGCGGGGACCGATCGGCCCGGTGACCTGCTGGAACGCGATTTCACCGCGAACGCGCCCAACCGGCGGTGGGTCGCCGACATCACCTATGTCGACACCGCCTCCGGGTGGGTGTACACCGCGTTCGTCCAGGACCTGTTCTCCCGGGCCATTGCAGGGTGGCAGGTCGCCGACCATTTGGGTGCCGAGCTGGCGTTGGACGCGTTGGAGATGGCGATCTGGTCCCGCGGCGGCATCGGCGACGGACTGGTCCACCATTCCGACCGCGGCACGCAATACACTTGTATTCGGTACGCCGAACGCCTGGATCAGATCGGTGCTGCCCGTTCGGTCGGCGGCAAGGGCGATTCCTTTGACAACGCCGTCGCCGAGTCGCTCAACAGCCTCTACAAGAAGGAACTCATCGACTTTCGCGGGGGCTGGGAGAACGTCATGGACGTGACGATCGCCACGATGGAATGGGTGGCGTGGTACAACAACGAAAGGATACATTCCTACTGCGGGAACATTCCCCCGCGCGAGTATGAGGAGACGTTCCACCGGTCACGCGGCACAGCGCCTCGGGCCGGCTGA
- a CDS encoding Zn-ribbon domain-containing OB-fold protein, whose translation MTGDARAVPVPTAVTRPFWDGTKAGELRIQRCDDCAEHVFHPRAHCPACGSSRLGWTAVSGRARLSSYVISDIPAPGFADDVPYVIAIVQLDEGPRMMTNLVNVPPDPEALPLDLPLEVVFAPRGDQVLPLFRPAAEART comes from the coding sequence GTGACCGGCGACGCCCGTGCCGTACCCGTCCCCACCGCCGTCACCCGGCCCTTCTGGGACGGCACAAAGGCCGGTGAACTGCGCATCCAGCGCTGCGACGACTGCGCCGAGCACGTGTTCCATCCCCGTGCCCACTGCCCCGCCTGCGGTTCCTCCCGCCTCGGATGGACCGCCGTGAGCGGGCGCGCCCGGCTCAGCTCGTACGTCATCAGCGACATCCCCGCCCCGGGGTTCGCGGACGACGTCCCCTACGTCATCGCGATCGTGCAACTGGACGAGGGCCCCCGCATGATGACCAACCTCGTGAACGTGCCTCCCGACCCGGAGGCGCTCCCGCTGGACCTGCCGCTGGAGGTCGTGTTCGCACCGCGCGGCGACCAGGTGCTGCCCCTGTTCCGGCCGGCGGCGGAGGCGCGGACGTGA
- a CDS encoding acyl-CoA dehydrogenase family protein: MNLVPTEEQRHLRDAARRFAASPPGRDAWRRLAEDLGVTGLIVPERHGGAGAGAAELTVVLEELGAALVPVPFLSCSVLAASLLARLGGTADLLAGIASGDAVVVAAPWWDPAAGPVTADADGRLHGRLPHVVDGHLADVLLVVTGSREIFAVDADTVSRRTLTTLDLTRGAARVELRGVVGRRLPCADPAAALDAAWNLAAVGLAAEQLGVARRCLEMTVRYARTRVQFGRPIGSFQAVKHALADLYVDCELAESAVRYAAWAADAAPGELPRAAALALTSMTAFHAADQAVHLHGGIGFTWEHGLHLYYRRAKAAQHFLGDPAAHLDRLAAHLPHP, encoded by the coding sequence ATGAACCTGGTACCGACCGAAGAGCAGCGGCACCTCCGGGACGCCGCGCGCCGGTTCGCGGCGTCGCCGCCCGGCCGGGACGCCTGGCGCCGCCTGGCCGAGGACCTCGGCGTGACCGGCCTCATCGTGCCGGAACGGCACGGCGGCGCCGGAGCGGGAGCCGCCGAACTGACCGTCGTCCTGGAGGAGTTGGGCGCCGCCCTGGTGCCCGTCCCGTTCCTGTCGTGCTCGGTGCTCGCCGCGAGCCTGCTGGCCCGCCTGGGCGGAACCGCCGACCTGCTGGCCGGGATCGCCTCGGGAGACGCCGTCGTCGTCGCCGCTCCCTGGTGGGACCCGGCGGCCGGCCCCGTCACCGCCGACGCGGACGGCCGCCTGCACGGCCGGCTTCCGCACGTGGTCGACGGACACCTGGCCGACGTGCTCCTGGTCGTCACCGGCAGCCGCGAGATCTTCGCCGTGGACGCGGACACCGTGTCCCGGCGAACCCTGACCACGCTCGATCTCACCCGCGGCGCCGCCCGGGTCGAACTCCGCGGCGTCGTCGGCCGCCGCCTGCCCTGCGCAGACCCGGCGGCGGCGCTCGACGCCGCCTGGAACCTCGCGGCCGTCGGCCTCGCCGCCGAACAACTCGGCGTGGCCCGCAGATGCCTTGAGATGACGGTGCGGTACGCGCGGACCCGCGTGCAGTTCGGAAGGCCCATCGGCTCGTTCCAGGCGGTCAAGCACGCGCTGGCCGACCTCTACGTGGACTGCGAACTGGCCGAGTCCGCCGTGCGGTACGCCGCGTGGGCGGCCGACGCCGCTCCCGGCGAGCTTCCCAGGGCCGCCGCCCTGGCCCTGACCTCGATGACCGCGTTCCACGCCGCCGACCAGGCCGTCCACCTCCACGGCGGCATCGGTTTCACCTGGGAGCACGGCCTGCATCTCTACTACCGGCGAGCCAAGGCGGCCCAGCATTTCCTGGGCGACCCCGCCGCCCACCTCGACCGCCTGGCCGCCCACCTGCCCCACCCATGA